One segment of Carya illinoinensis cultivar Pawnee chromosome 1, C.illinoinensisPawnee_v1, whole genome shotgun sequence DNA contains the following:
- the LOC122303981 gene encoding uncharacterized protein LOC122303981 isoform X2, whose amino-acid sequence MLRLRAFRPTNDKIIKIQLHPTHPWLVTADASDHVSVWNWEHRQVIYELKAGGVDERRLVGAKLEKLAEGESEPKGKPTEAMRGGSVKQVNFYDDDVRFWQLWRNRSAAAEAPSAVNQVTSSFSSPAPSTKGRHFLVICCENKAIFLDLVTMRGRDVPKQDLENKSLLCMEFLSRSAGGDGPLVAFGGSDGIIRVLSMITWKLVRRYTAGHKGSISCLMTFMASSGEALLVSGASDGFLVLWSADHGQDSRELVPKLSLKAHDGGVVAVELSRVIGGAPQLITIGADKTLAIWDTISFKELRRIKPVPRLACHSVVSWCHPRAPNLDILTCVKDSHIWAIEHPTYSALTRPLCELSSLLPPQVLAPNKKLRVYCMVAHPLQPHLVATGTNIGVIVSEFDARSLPAVAPLPTLSGSREHSAVYVVERELKLLNFHLSNTANPSLGNNSSLSETGRYKGETFEPLPVKQVKKHISTPVPHDSYSVLSVSSSGKYLAIVWPDIPYFSIYKVSDWSIVDSGSARLLAWDTCRDRFAILESTLPPRIPIIPKGGSSRKAKEAAAAAASVQVRILLDDGTSNILMRSIGGRSEPVIGLHGGALLGVAYRTSRRISPVAATAISTIQSMPLSGFGSSSFATFDDGFSSHKSPAEAAAHNFQLYSWETFQPVGGLLPQPEWTTWDQTVEYCAFAYQLYIVISSLRPQYRYLGDVAIPYATSAVWHRRQLFVATPTTIECVFVDAGVAPIDIETRKIKEEMKLKDAQARAIVEHGELALITVDGPQSVAQERISLRPPMLQVVRLASFQHAPSVPPFLSLPKQPKVDGEDVAMMKEMEDRKANEIAVGGGGVSVAVTRFPTEQKRPVGPLVLVGVRDGVLWLIDRYMCAHALSLGHPGIRCRCLAAYGDAVSAVKWASRLGREHHDDLAQFMLGMGYATEALHLPGISKRLEFDLAMQSNDLKRALQSLLTMSNSRDMGRDSAGLDLNDIISLTAKKENVLEAVQGIEKFAKEFLDLIDAADATAQGEIAGEALKRLAAAGAVKGALQSHELRGLALRLANHGELTRLSGLVNNLISVGLGREAAFSAAVLGDNALMEKAWQDTGMLAEAVLHAHAHGRPTLKNLVQAWNKMLQKEVEHTSLAQTDAAAAFLASLEEPKLTSLGEAGKKPPIEILPPGMASLSVSTSLQKKPAPTNQSSQLQPGKQMLLEAPPATAPVSTPLKSESTVKPVSVPLQSESISTSASPALVSELSSLSPISASLQSESSEPGSDNRTPGALLVSNPDSVASGATSTTNSTLAEALPQIPEIQETNIPTT is encoded by the exons atgctgCGTTTGAGAGCGTTCCGGCCGACCAACGATAAAATCATAAAGATTCAGTTGCATCCAACACATCCATGGCTAGTAACGGCTGATGCATCAGATCACGTCTCTGTTTGGAATTGGGAACATCGCCAG GTGATTTACGAGCTGAAAGCTGGCGGTGTTGACGAGCGCCGTTTGGTCGGTGCCAAGCTGGAGAAACTTGCTGAGGGGGAATCAG AGCCTAAAGGAAAACCCACAGAAGCTATGCGGGGGGGAAG TGTTAAGCAGGTGAATTTTTATGATGACGATGTACGCTTTTGGCAACTTTGGCGTAATCGTTCCGCTGCTGCCGAGGCTCCATCAGCTGTCAATCAGGTCACCTCATCTTTTAGTTCTCCAGCTCCATCAACAAAAGGAAGACATTTTCTTGTAATTTGTTGTGAGAATAAAGCCATATTCTTGGACTTGGTGACAATGCGCGGACGAGATGTACCAAAGCAAGATCTGGAAAACAAGTCACTTCTGTG CATGGAGTTCCTTTCTAGATCAGCTGGTGGTGATGGCCCTCTAGTTGCTTTTGGTGGATCTGATGGTATcataagagttctttcaatgaTTACGTGGAAG CTCGTGCGAAGGTACACTGCAGGTCATAAAGGATCGATTTCTTGTTTGATGACCTTCATGGCTTCTTCTGGTGAG GCACTTCTGGTCTCAGGTGCTAGTGATGGTTTTCTTGTTCTTTGGAGTGCTGACCATGGTCAAGATTCACGAGAACTTGTACCCAAGCTAAGCTTAAAA GCACATGATGGTGGGGTTGTGGCAGTCGAACTTTCTAGAGTGATTGGAGGTGCTCCACAGCTTATTACAATTGGTGCAGATAAGACATTAGCAATATGGGACACGATCTCTTTCAAG GAGTTGCGGCGTATTAAACCTGTTCCAAGACTGGCTTGCCATAGTGTGGTATCTTGGTGCCACCCTCGGGCTCCAAACCTTGATATTCTAACTTGTGTGAAAGATTCCCATATTTG GGCCATTGAACACCCCACTTACTCAGCTCTCACGAGGCCATTGTGTGAACTTTCCTCACTCTTGCCTCCACAAGTACTTGCACCTAACAAGAAACTTAGG GTTTATTGTATGGTAGCACATCCTTTACAGCCGCACCTTGTTGCTACCGGAACCAATATTGGTGTTATCGTTAGCGAGTTTGATGCCAGATCTCTTCCAGCTGTAGCTCCCCTACCAACGCTATCAGGAAGCCGAGAACATTCTGCGGTGTATGTAGTTGAAAGAGAATTAAAGCTACTAAATTTTCATTTGTCCAATACAGCAAATCCATCACTTGGAAATAATAGCTCCTTATCAGAAACAGGAAGGTATAAGGGAGAAACATTTGAACCATTACCTGTCAAGCAGGTTAAAAAGCACATCAGCACTCCTGTTCCACATGATTCATATTCAGTTCTTTCTGTAAGCAGTTCAGGGAA GTATCTTGCGATTGTGTGGCCTGATATCCCTTACTTCTCTATCTACAAGGTTAGTGACTGGTCGATTGTTGATTCAGGAAGTGCAAGGCTTCTTGCATGGGATACTTGTCGTGACAGATTTGCTATATTGGAATCTACGTTACCTCCTAGAATTCCCATAATTCCTAAGGGGGGTTCATcaagaaaagcaaaagaagCTGCCGCA gctgcagctTCTGTTCAAGTTCGTATCTTGTTAGATGATGGGACATCAAACATATTAATGAGGTCTATAGGTGGCCGCAGTGAACCG GTCATTGGGTTGCATGGGGGGGCACTACTTGGTGTTGCCTACCGAACATCTAGGAGAATTAGCCCTGTTGCTGCCACAGCTATTTCAACAATTCAGTCAATGCCCTTATCAGGATTTGGAAGTAGTTCATTTGCTACTTTTGATGATGGATTTTCTTCTCATAAATCTCCAGCTGAGGCAGCAGCACACAATTTTCAGCTCTACAG TTGGGAGACTTTTCAACCTGTGGGTGGTCTTCTGCCACAACCAGAGTGGACCACGTGGGACCAAACTGTTGAGTATTGTGCTTTTGCATATCAACTGTACATTGTCATATCTTCTTTGCGGCCTCAATATAGATACCTCGGAGATGTTGCAATTCCCTATGCTACTAGTGCTGTTTGGCATCGAAGACAGCTGTTTGTTGCTACGCCAACTACCATCGA ATGTGTGTTTGTGGATGCTGGAGTGGCGCCTATTGacatagaaacaagaaagataaaAGAGGAGATGAAACTGAAAGATGCTCAGGCTAGAGCCATTGTTGAACATGGAGAGTTAGCACTAATCACGGTGGACGGTCCCCAATCTGTTGCACAAGAAAGAATATCATTGAGGCCCCCAATGCTACAG GTGGTGCGATTAGCTTCTTTTCAGCACGCTCCTTCTGTTCCACCTTTCTTATCTTTGCCTAAACAACCTAAAGTTGATGGGGAAGATGTGGCTATGATGAAAGAAATGGAAGATAGAAAGGCTAATGAGATAGCTGTTGGTGGTGGAGGGGTATCAGTGGCTGTTACTCGTTTTCCGACGGAGCAGAAACGGCCAGTTGGACCGTTGGTTTTGGTGGGTGTGAGAGATGGAGTTCTTTGGCTAATTGATAG GTATATGTGTGCCCATGCCTTATCTCTTGGCCATCCTGGCATTCGCTGCCGGTGTCTTGCTGCCTATGGAGATGCTGTTAGTGCAGTGAAATG GGCAAGTCGGCTTGGCAGAGAACATCATGATGACTTAGCACAATTTATGCTAGGGATGGGATATGCTACTGAAGCACTTCATTTGCCTGGAATATCTAAAAG GCTTGAGTTTGATCTGGCCATGCAGAGCAATGATTTGAAAAGAGCTCTTCAGTCTCTCCTTACAATGAGCAATAGCAGGGATATGGGACGAGATTCTGCTGGACTTGATTTGAATGACATTATCAGTTTGACAGCTAAGAAAGAAAACGTTTTGGAAGCCGTTCAAGGAATAGAAAAATTTGCAAAGGAATTTTTGGATCTTATTGATGCTGCAGATGCTACTGCACAAGGTGAAATAGCTGGTGAAGCTCTTAAGAGGTTAGCTGCTGCAGGTGCAGTAAAAGGAGCTTTGCAGAGTCATGAGTTAAGAGGACTGGCTTTGCGTCTTGCTAATCATGGAGAATTGACACGTCTGAGT GGTTTGGTAAACAATCTGATCTCAGTTGGCTTGGGGCGGGAAGCAGCATTTTCAGCTGCAGTTTTGGGAGACAATGCTCTCATGGAAAAGGCATGGCAGGATACAGGGATGCTTGCCGAGGCTGTGCTTCATGCACAT GCCCATGGGCGACCAACACTGAAGAATTTGGTTCAGGCTTGGAACAAAATGCTGCAGAAGGAGGTTGAGCACACTTCATTAGCACAGACTGATGCTGCAGCTGCATTCCTGGCTTCCCTTGAGGAACCCAAGCTTACAAGTTTGGGAGAAGCAGGGAAGAAACCGCCGATTGAAATTCTTCCTCCTGGGATGGCATCTCTATCTGTTTCTACTTCACTTCAGAAAAAACCGGCCCCCACTAATCAGAGTTCACAGTTACAACCAGGAAAGCAGATGCTATTAGAAGCACCTCCTGCTACCGCACCTGTGAGTACTCCACTCAAATCGGAATCCACAGTGAAACCAGTGAGTGTTCCACTCCAGTCGGAATCCATTTCTACTTCCGCAAGTCCTGCACTAGTGTCAGAGTTGTCCTCGCTGTCACCTATAAGTGCTTCCTTGCAATCAGAATCAAGTGAACCTGGTTCAGACAATAGAACCCCTGGAGCATTGTTAGTGAGTAATCCAGATTCAGTTGCTTCGGGGGCAACATCTACAACTAATTCAACACTGGCAGAGGCACTGCCCCAGATTCCAGAGATTCAGGAGACTAATATTCCCACTACATAG
- the LOC122303981 gene encoding uncharacterized protein LOC122303981 isoform X1 yields the protein MLRLRAFRPTNDKIIKIQLHPTHPWLVTADASDHVSVWNWEHRQVIYELKAGGVDERRLVGAKLEKLAEGESEPKGKPTEAMRGGSVKQVNFYDDDVRFWQLWRNRSAAAEAPSAVNQVTSSFSSPAPSTKGRHFLVICCENKAIFLDLVTMRGRDVPKQDLENKSLLCMEFLSRSAGGDGPLVAFGGSDGIIRVLSMITWKLVRRYTAGHKGSISCLMTFMASSGEALLVSGASDGFLVLWSADHGQDSRELVPKLSLKAHDGGVVAVELSRVIGGAPQLITIGADKTLAIWDTISFKELRRIKPVPRLACHSVVSWCHPRAPNLDILTCVKDSHIWAIEHPTYSALTRPLCELSSLLPPQVLAPNKKLRVYCMVAHPLQPHLVATGTNIGVIVSEFDARSLPAVAPLPTLSGSREHSAVYVVERELKLLNFHLSNTANPSLGNNSSLSETGRYKGETFEPLPVKQVKKHISTPVPHDSYSVLSVSSSGKYLAIVWPDIPYFSIYKVSDWSIVDSGSARLLAWDTCRDRFAILESTLPPRIPIIPKGGSSRKAKEAAAAAAQAAAAASSAAAAASVQVRILLDDGTSNILMRSIGGRSEPVIGLHGGALLGVAYRTSRRISPVAATAISTIQSMPLSGFGSSSFATFDDGFSSHKSPAEAAAHNFQLYSWETFQPVGGLLPQPEWTTWDQTVEYCAFAYQLYIVISSLRPQYRYLGDVAIPYATSAVWHRRQLFVATPTTIECVFVDAGVAPIDIETRKIKEEMKLKDAQARAIVEHGELALITVDGPQSVAQERISLRPPMLQVVRLASFQHAPSVPPFLSLPKQPKVDGEDVAMMKEMEDRKANEIAVGGGGVSVAVTRFPTEQKRPVGPLVLVGVRDGVLWLIDRYMCAHALSLGHPGIRCRCLAAYGDAVSAVKWASRLGREHHDDLAQFMLGMGYATEALHLPGISKRLEFDLAMQSNDLKRALQSLLTMSNSRDMGRDSAGLDLNDIISLTAKKENVLEAVQGIEKFAKEFLDLIDAADATAQGEIAGEALKRLAAAGAVKGALQSHELRGLALRLANHGELTRLSGLVNNLISVGLGREAAFSAAVLGDNALMEKAWQDTGMLAEAVLHAHAHGRPTLKNLVQAWNKMLQKEVEHTSLAQTDAAAAFLASLEEPKLTSLGEAGKKPPIEILPPGMASLSVSTSLQKKPAPTNQSSQLQPGKQMLLEAPPATAPVSTPLKSESTVKPVSVPLQSESISTSASPALVSELSSLSPISASLQSESSEPGSDNRTPGALLVSNPDSVASGATSTTNSTLAEALPQIPEIQETNIPTT from the exons atgctgCGTTTGAGAGCGTTCCGGCCGACCAACGATAAAATCATAAAGATTCAGTTGCATCCAACACATCCATGGCTAGTAACGGCTGATGCATCAGATCACGTCTCTGTTTGGAATTGGGAACATCGCCAG GTGATTTACGAGCTGAAAGCTGGCGGTGTTGACGAGCGCCGTTTGGTCGGTGCCAAGCTGGAGAAACTTGCTGAGGGGGAATCAG AGCCTAAAGGAAAACCCACAGAAGCTATGCGGGGGGGAAG TGTTAAGCAGGTGAATTTTTATGATGACGATGTACGCTTTTGGCAACTTTGGCGTAATCGTTCCGCTGCTGCCGAGGCTCCATCAGCTGTCAATCAGGTCACCTCATCTTTTAGTTCTCCAGCTCCATCAACAAAAGGAAGACATTTTCTTGTAATTTGTTGTGAGAATAAAGCCATATTCTTGGACTTGGTGACAATGCGCGGACGAGATGTACCAAAGCAAGATCTGGAAAACAAGTCACTTCTGTG CATGGAGTTCCTTTCTAGATCAGCTGGTGGTGATGGCCCTCTAGTTGCTTTTGGTGGATCTGATGGTATcataagagttctttcaatgaTTACGTGGAAG CTCGTGCGAAGGTACACTGCAGGTCATAAAGGATCGATTTCTTGTTTGATGACCTTCATGGCTTCTTCTGGTGAG GCACTTCTGGTCTCAGGTGCTAGTGATGGTTTTCTTGTTCTTTGGAGTGCTGACCATGGTCAAGATTCACGAGAACTTGTACCCAAGCTAAGCTTAAAA GCACATGATGGTGGGGTTGTGGCAGTCGAACTTTCTAGAGTGATTGGAGGTGCTCCACAGCTTATTACAATTGGTGCAGATAAGACATTAGCAATATGGGACACGATCTCTTTCAAG GAGTTGCGGCGTATTAAACCTGTTCCAAGACTGGCTTGCCATAGTGTGGTATCTTGGTGCCACCCTCGGGCTCCAAACCTTGATATTCTAACTTGTGTGAAAGATTCCCATATTTG GGCCATTGAACACCCCACTTACTCAGCTCTCACGAGGCCATTGTGTGAACTTTCCTCACTCTTGCCTCCACAAGTACTTGCACCTAACAAGAAACTTAGG GTTTATTGTATGGTAGCACATCCTTTACAGCCGCACCTTGTTGCTACCGGAACCAATATTGGTGTTATCGTTAGCGAGTTTGATGCCAGATCTCTTCCAGCTGTAGCTCCCCTACCAACGCTATCAGGAAGCCGAGAACATTCTGCGGTGTATGTAGTTGAAAGAGAATTAAAGCTACTAAATTTTCATTTGTCCAATACAGCAAATCCATCACTTGGAAATAATAGCTCCTTATCAGAAACAGGAAGGTATAAGGGAGAAACATTTGAACCATTACCTGTCAAGCAGGTTAAAAAGCACATCAGCACTCCTGTTCCACATGATTCATATTCAGTTCTTTCTGTAAGCAGTTCAGGGAA GTATCTTGCGATTGTGTGGCCTGATATCCCTTACTTCTCTATCTACAAGGTTAGTGACTGGTCGATTGTTGATTCAGGAAGTGCAAGGCTTCTTGCATGGGATACTTGTCGTGACAGATTTGCTATATTGGAATCTACGTTACCTCCTAGAATTCCCATAATTCCTAAGGGGGGTTCATcaagaaaagcaaaagaagCTGCCGCAGCTGCTGCGCAAGCTGCAGCAGCAGCttcttctgctgctgctgcagctTCTGTTCAAGTTCGTATCTTGTTAGATGATGGGACATCAAACATATTAATGAGGTCTATAGGTGGCCGCAGTGAACCG GTCATTGGGTTGCATGGGGGGGCACTACTTGGTGTTGCCTACCGAACATCTAGGAGAATTAGCCCTGTTGCTGCCACAGCTATTTCAACAATTCAGTCAATGCCCTTATCAGGATTTGGAAGTAGTTCATTTGCTACTTTTGATGATGGATTTTCTTCTCATAAATCTCCAGCTGAGGCAGCAGCACACAATTTTCAGCTCTACAG TTGGGAGACTTTTCAACCTGTGGGTGGTCTTCTGCCACAACCAGAGTGGACCACGTGGGACCAAACTGTTGAGTATTGTGCTTTTGCATATCAACTGTACATTGTCATATCTTCTTTGCGGCCTCAATATAGATACCTCGGAGATGTTGCAATTCCCTATGCTACTAGTGCTGTTTGGCATCGAAGACAGCTGTTTGTTGCTACGCCAACTACCATCGA ATGTGTGTTTGTGGATGCTGGAGTGGCGCCTATTGacatagaaacaagaaagataaaAGAGGAGATGAAACTGAAAGATGCTCAGGCTAGAGCCATTGTTGAACATGGAGAGTTAGCACTAATCACGGTGGACGGTCCCCAATCTGTTGCACAAGAAAGAATATCATTGAGGCCCCCAATGCTACAG GTGGTGCGATTAGCTTCTTTTCAGCACGCTCCTTCTGTTCCACCTTTCTTATCTTTGCCTAAACAACCTAAAGTTGATGGGGAAGATGTGGCTATGATGAAAGAAATGGAAGATAGAAAGGCTAATGAGATAGCTGTTGGTGGTGGAGGGGTATCAGTGGCTGTTACTCGTTTTCCGACGGAGCAGAAACGGCCAGTTGGACCGTTGGTTTTGGTGGGTGTGAGAGATGGAGTTCTTTGGCTAATTGATAG GTATATGTGTGCCCATGCCTTATCTCTTGGCCATCCTGGCATTCGCTGCCGGTGTCTTGCTGCCTATGGAGATGCTGTTAGTGCAGTGAAATG GGCAAGTCGGCTTGGCAGAGAACATCATGATGACTTAGCACAATTTATGCTAGGGATGGGATATGCTACTGAAGCACTTCATTTGCCTGGAATATCTAAAAG GCTTGAGTTTGATCTGGCCATGCAGAGCAATGATTTGAAAAGAGCTCTTCAGTCTCTCCTTACAATGAGCAATAGCAGGGATATGGGACGAGATTCTGCTGGACTTGATTTGAATGACATTATCAGTTTGACAGCTAAGAAAGAAAACGTTTTGGAAGCCGTTCAAGGAATAGAAAAATTTGCAAAGGAATTTTTGGATCTTATTGATGCTGCAGATGCTACTGCACAAGGTGAAATAGCTGGTGAAGCTCTTAAGAGGTTAGCTGCTGCAGGTGCAGTAAAAGGAGCTTTGCAGAGTCATGAGTTAAGAGGACTGGCTTTGCGTCTTGCTAATCATGGAGAATTGACACGTCTGAGT GGTTTGGTAAACAATCTGATCTCAGTTGGCTTGGGGCGGGAAGCAGCATTTTCAGCTGCAGTTTTGGGAGACAATGCTCTCATGGAAAAGGCATGGCAGGATACAGGGATGCTTGCCGAGGCTGTGCTTCATGCACAT GCCCATGGGCGACCAACACTGAAGAATTTGGTTCAGGCTTGGAACAAAATGCTGCAGAAGGAGGTTGAGCACACTTCATTAGCACAGACTGATGCTGCAGCTGCATTCCTGGCTTCCCTTGAGGAACCCAAGCTTACAAGTTTGGGAGAAGCAGGGAAGAAACCGCCGATTGAAATTCTTCCTCCTGGGATGGCATCTCTATCTGTTTCTACTTCACTTCAGAAAAAACCGGCCCCCACTAATCAGAGTTCACAGTTACAACCAGGAAAGCAGATGCTATTAGAAGCACCTCCTGCTACCGCACCTGTGAGTACTCCACTCAAATCGGAATCCACAGTGAAACCAGTGAGTGTTCCACTCCAGTCGGAATCCATTTCTACTTCCGCAAGTCCTGCACTAGTGTCAGAGTTGTCCTCGCTGTCACCTATAAGTGCTTCCTTGCAATCAGAATCAAGTGAACCTGGTTCAGACAATAGAACCCCTGGAGCATTGTTAGTGAGTAATCCAGATTCAGTTGCTTCGGGGGCAACATCTACAACTAATTCAACACTGGCAGAGGCACTGCCCCAGATTCCAGAGATTCAGGAGACTAATATTCCCACTACATAG